Proteins from a genomic interval of Lactococcus protaetiae:
- a CDS encoding RelA/SpoT family protein encodes MPSEPVLTGAEVVNICAEYMNEKDLLLVQKALQCASIAHADQYRASGEAYFVHPTQVAGILAKLKLDAVTVSCGFLHDVVEDTNFTQADLQELFGDEIAEIVDGVTKLGKVEYKSHEEQLAENHRKMLMAMSKDIRVILVKLADRLHNMRTLKHLRPDKQKRISRETMEIYAPLAHRLGIASIKWELEDLAFRYLEEAEFYRIRGLMNEKRAAREELVSEVIRKLHERVEKAGVDAEIYGRPKHIYSIYRKMHDKKKRFDEIYDLIAIRCITETTSDVYTTLGYIHDLWKPMPGRFKDYIANPKANGYQSVHTTVYGPKGPMEFQIRTREMHQIAEFGVAAHWAYKQGRKAKVDVHEISETLNWIHELVELREEAGDSAEDFVKAVQEDILSDKIYVFTPNGEVQELPRGSGPIDFAYAIHTKVGDHATGAKVNGRMKPLSVQLKTGDRVEIITSPSSFGPSRDWINLVKTNKARNKIKQFFKNQDKELSVNKGREMLQDALLESGFVPNQYLDKKHFDELFNKMSYRNADALYAAIGFGELSPITVANRLTESERRQAERAKQKAEAEELMKGEVKRETNKNVMKVRHDGGVSVSGIDSLLVRIAKCCNPVPGDDIVGYITKGRGVSVHRSDCQNVRNMEDFEQRLVEVEWDESENLTKEYVANIDVYGFNRPGLLNDVMQVLSNSTKNLISINAQPTKDKKMANIHIALGIKNLSDLTTVVDKIKMTPDVYSVKRTNA; translated from the coding sequence ATGCCTTCAGAACCAGTCTTAACCGGTGCAGAAGTTGTTAATATCTGTGCTGAATATATGAATGAAAAAGACCTTTTGCTGGTGCAGAAGGCATTACAGTGCGCATCTATTGCTCACGCGGACCAATATCGTGCTTCTGGTGAGGCTTATTTTGTCCACCCTACACAAGTTGCAGGTATTTTAGCGAAATTAAAACTTGATGCAGTAACGGTGTCTTGCGGTTTTTTGCATGACGTTGTAGAGGACACTAACTTTACTCAGGCTGACTTGCAAGAACTTTTTGGAGACGAAATTGCAGAAATTGTAGATGGTGTTACAAAACTTGGTAAAGTAGAGTACAAATCACACGAAGAACAATTAGCGGAGAACCATCGTAAGATGCTGATGGCGATGAGCAAAGACATTCGTGTCATTCTTGTCAAGCTTGCCGACCGTCTGCACAATATGCGAACGCTTAAACATTTACGTCCAGATAAACAAAAACGCATTTCTCGTGAAACGATGGAAATTTATGCTCCGCTGGCTCATCGTTTAGGGATTGCCAGTATCAAGTGGGAATTAGAAGATCTAGCTTTTCGTTATCTAGAAGAAGCGGAATTTTACCGTATCCGTGGTCTAATGAACGAAAAACGTGCGGCACGCGAAGAATTAGTATCAGAAGTCATTAGAAAGCTCCACGAACGTGTTGAAAAAGCAGGCGTTGACGCTGAGATTTATGGTCGTCCAAAGCATATTTATAGCATTTATCGTAAAATGCACGATAAGAAAAAACGCTTTGACGAGATTTATGATTTGATTGCAATCCGTTGTATCACTGAAACAACAAGCGATGTTTACACGACTTTAGGCTATATTCATGACCTCTGGAAACCCATGCCAGGACGTTTTAAAGACTACATTGCCAATCCGAAAGCAAATGGTTATCAGTCTGTCCATACTACGGTTTACGGTCCAAAAGGTCCAATGGAATTTCAAATTCGGACGCGCGAAATGCACCAAATCGCAGAATTTGGGGTTGCAGCGCATTGGGCATACAAACAGGGGCGTAAAGCAAAAGTTGATGTTCATGAAATTTCTGAAACTTTAAATTGGATTCATGAACTTGTTGAGCTGCGGGAAGAAGCAGGCGATTCTGCTGAAGATTTTGTAAAAGCAGTGCAGGAAGATATTTTATCTGATAAAATTTATGTTTTCACGCCAAATGGTGAAGTTCAAGAACTTCCCCGTGGTTCTGGTCCGATTGATTTTGCTTATGCTATCCATACAAAAGTTGGTGATCATGCCACGGGTGCAAAAGTGAATGGTCGAATGAAGCCCTTATCCGTGCAGCTCAAAACAGGGGACAGAGTTGAGATTATCACGAGTCCAAGCTCTTTTGGTCCAAGCCGTGACTGGATTAATCTTGTTAAAACAAATAAAGCGCGGAATAAAATCAAACAATTTTTCAAAAATCAAGATAAGGAACTTTCCGTCAATAAAGGACGTGAAATGTTACAAGATGCACTATTAGAAAGTGGTTTTGTTCCTAATCAGTATCTAGATAAAAAACATTTTGATGAATTATTCAACAAGATGAGTTATCGTAATGCAGATGCACTCTATGCAGCAATTGGTTTTGGGGAACTTTCACCAATCACGGTTGCCAATCGTTTGACTGAGTCAGAACGGCGCCAAGCTGAACGAGCGAAACAAAAAGCAGAAGCTGAAGAGTTGATGAAAGGCGAAGTCAAGCGCGAAACGAACAAAAATGTCATGAAAGTTCGTCATGATGGGGGTGTGAGTGTTTCTGGTATTGACAGCTTACTTGTACGCATTGCCAAATGTTGTAATCCTGTTCCAGGTGATGACATTGTTGGTTATATCACGAAGGGACGAGGCGTTTCGGTCCATCGATCTGATTGTCAAAATGTGCGGAACATGGAAGATTTTGAGCAACGTCTTGTTGAAGTTGAGTGGGATGAATCCGAAAATCTTACGAAAGAATATGTTGCAAATATTGATGTTTATGGTTTTAACCGCCCAGGTCTTTTGAATGATGTGATGCAAGTGTTGTCAAATTCAACAAAAAATCTAATTTCAATCAATGCTCAACCAACTAAAGATAAAAAAATGGCAAATATTCACATTGCTTTAGGCATTAAAAATCTGTCTGACCTTACGACAGTTGTAGATAAAATCAAGATGACACCAGATGTTTATTCTGTTAAACGTACAAACGCATAA
- a CDS encoding recombinase family protein, producing MTNRVAIYVRVSTQNQVEKGYSLEDQTDKMVTYSISQGWLIHNVYTDAGKSGGNLDRPAMDELIKDGQKGYFDTVLIYDQDRLSRDLKDSLILLDDLFKKYNIKLRSLSEEYDLDSDSGILQYSIKASIAQYEKATIRRRLMAGKRKRIESGKTSAWIVPPFGYHLENSELQVDDIQSPILKRIFDDYLAGMSTNSIVRELNDAGHIGKNKKWSLPTVKQVLKNKTYAGFTRYSKEWFKGNHEPLITLETYEKVQKELEIRQAEAYKKNNNPRPFQSKYLPSGLLYCGHCGARFIMTASTRNKDGSQRIYYKCLNTQSETFRRRHAEEKFADIVCIQKNLKREPIEQAIFDWVENIQINPDDIKELRDNHSEKSDKEELENLEKEFEKNNSRLGRLVDLYLDGDLSKDVYDTKKRTLESQSSTLTKNIEILKARIYSPNIEKFKQTILSLDKPFSQLDPITQKEKAGLLIDKIIVTDKSISIKGRF from the coding sequence ATGACAAACAGAGTAGCAATCTATGTTAGAGTATCAACACAAAATCAAGTTGAAAAAGGATACTCCCTAGAAGACCAAACAGATAAGATGGTCACATACTCCATCTCCCAAGGTTGGCTGATTCATAACGTGTATACAGATGCAGGTAAATCTGGGGGTAATTTAGATCGCCCAGCGATGGATGAACTCATAAAAGATGGCCAAAAGGGTTATTTTGATACCGTGTTAATTTATGACCAAGACCGATTAAGTCGTGATTTGAAAGATTCTCTTATTCTACTTGATGACCTTTTCAAAAAATATAATATAAAGCTGCGTTCGCTTTCTGAAGAATATGACCTTGACTCCGATTCAGGTATACTTCAGTATAGTATCAAGGCAAGTATCGCCCAATATGAAAAAGCTACAATTCGGCGCCGACTAATGGCTGGAAAAAGAAAACGGATAGAATCTGGTAAAACATCCGCTTGGATTGTCCCTCCATTTGGATATCATTTAGAGAATAGTGAGCTGCAAGTAGATGATATCCAATCCCCAATTCTTAAACGAATTTTTGACGATTATTTAGCAGGTATGTCAACAAATAGCATTGTTCGCGAACTAAATGATGCTGGTCATATTGGAAAAAATAAAAAGTGGTCTCTACCAACTGTAAAGCAAGTATTGAAGAATAAGACCTATGCTGGCTTTACACGATACAGTAAAGAATGGTTTAAAGGTAATCATGAACCTCTCATAACCCTTGAAACTTACGAGAAGGTACAAAAGGAATTGGAAATTAGACAAGCTGAAGCTTATAAAAAGAATAATAACCCCAGGCCTTTTCAGTCTAAATATCTCCCTTCTGGCTTGCTATACTGTGGACACTGTGGCGCACGTTTCATCATGACAGCTAGCACAAGAAATAAGGACGGAAGTCAACGCATTTACTATAAATGTTTAAACACGCAATCTGAGACCTTTAGGAGACGTCATGCAGAAGAAAAATTTGCAGACATTGTCTGCATTCAAAAAAACTTGAAACGTGAACCTATTGAACAAGCAATATTTGATTGGGTTGAGAATATCCAAATTAATCCTGATGATATTAAGGAATTGAGAGATAATCATTCAGAAAAAAGTGACAAAGAAGAACTCGAAAACTTAGAAAAAGAATTTGAAAAAAATAATTCAAGATTAGGTCGCTTGGTTGACCTCTATCTTGATGGAGACCTTTCAAAAGATGTTTATGATACAAAAAAAAGAACTTTAGAATCCCAAAGCTCCACTCTCACTAAAAATATAGAGATATTAAAAGCTAGGATTTATAGTCCTAATATAGAAAAATTTAAACAAACAATTTTAAGTTTAGATAAGCCATTTAGCCAGCTTGACCCAATCACCCAAAAGGAAAAAGCTGGCCTACTCATTGATAAAATCATAGTCACTGATAAGTCTATCAGTATCAAGGGTCGTTTTTAA
- a CDS encoding LexA family protein produces the protein MRPVYGKYAGRDDIFWLRVKGESMETEIHDGSFALILQDPHISDGGIGAIRFTDDNEATLKCVFYEYDENGYPLRLRLEPLNPDYPVQYADEYNPAEVEGRLVKVEQDY, from the coding sequence ATGCGCCCTGTTTACGGAAAATATGCTGGACGTGATGATATCTTTTGGCTTAGAGTTAAAGGTGAAAGCATGGAAACAGAGATACACGACGGTTCTTTCGCTTTAATCCTTCAAGACCCGCATATTAGCGATGGAGGTATTGGCGCGATACGATTCACTGATGATAACGAGGCGACTCTTAAATGTGTGTTTTATGAGTATGATGAAAATGGATATCCTCTTCGTTTAAGACTTGAGCCATTAAATCCTGACTATCCTGTCCAATATGCTGATGAATACAATCCAGCAGAGGTTGAGGGAAGATTGGTTAAAGTTGAACAAGACTACTGA
- a CDS encoding helix-turn-helix domain-containing protein, with translation MKTDTSNRLKQLMSERSLKQVDILNLSNPYQKKYGIKLSKSTLSQYVNGIQSPDQNRIYLLAQTFGVSEAWLMGFDVPMLESERPKPPTPIVEKITKVSSKLEPHVNKSS, from the coding sequence ATGAAAACCGACACAAGTAATAGATTAAAGCAACTGATGTCCGAAAGAAGTTTAAAACAAGTCGATATTCTTAATCTTTCTAATCCTTACCAAAAAAAATATGGTATTAAATTGAGCAAAAGCACGTTATCCCAATATGTAAATGGTATTCAATCACCGGACCAAAATAGAATTTATTTACTGGCTCAAACTTTTGGGGTAAGTGAAGCATGGTTAATGGGGTTTGATGTTCCTATGCTGGAAAGCGAACGCCCAAAACCACCTACTCCCATAGTAGAAAAAATAACTAAAGTAAGTTCTAAACTCGAGCCCCACGTCAACAAATCGTCCTAG
- a CDS encoding DUF739 family protein: MSYDYSALLGKITEKYGTQYNFSIAMGLSERSISLKLNDKVNWKDDEIIKAISVLGIEPKDIPKYFFTTKVHAK; the protein is encoded by the coding sequence ATGAGCTATGATTATTCAGCTTTACTTGGTAAAATTACTGAGAAATATGGGACGCAGTACAACTTTTCAATAGCTATGGGATTATCTGAAAGAAGTATCTCTCTTAAGCTTAATGATAAAGTTAATTGGAAAGATGATGAGATTATTAAAGCAATTTCAGTTCTAGGCATTGAGCCAAAAGATATTCCAAAATATTTTTTTACTACAAAAGTTCACGCTAAATAA